The Gopherus evgoodei ecotype Sinaloan lineage chromosome 8, rGopEvg1_v1.p, whole genome shotgun sequence genome includes a region encoding these proteins:
- the CDC20 gene encoding cell division cycle protein 20 homolog isoform X3, which produces MGWLSSVYNTGKSGSKIQSTPTKAGGDRYIPNRSAMQMEVASFLLTKENDSSEDTPTKKEQQKAWALNLNGFDVEEAKILRLSGKPQNAPEGYQNNLKVLYSQKTTPGSSRKNGRYIPSMPDRILDAPEIRNDYYLNLIDWSSQNFLAVALDNSVYLWNYSSGEIIQLLQMEQPDDYISSVSWIKEGNYLAVGTSNAEVQLWDIQQQKRLRNMTSHSSRVGSLSWNSYILSSGARTGHIHHHDVRVAEHHVATLAGHTQEVCGLRWSPDGRYLASGGNDNLVNVWPCAQGDSGDFAPVQTFTQHQGAVKAVAWCPWQSNVLATGGGTSDRHIRIWNVCSGTCLNAVDAHSQVCSILWSTNYKEFISGHGFAHNQLVVWKYPTMAKVTELKGHTARVLNLTMSPDGSIVASAAADETLRLWRCFEMDPVKKKEKAGSAKSSIIHQGIR; this is translated from the exons ATGGGATGGCTCTCTTCTGTATACAACACAGGTAAATCAGGATCCAAAATCCAGAGCACACCGACCAAAGCAGGTGGAGATCGCTATATTCCCAACCGCAGTGCCATGCAGATGGAGGTTGCTAGCTTCCTCTTGACCAAAGAGAATGATTCTTCTGAGGATACACCTACCAAGAAG GAGCAACAGAAAGCTTGGGCACTGAATCTGAATGGGTTTGATGTGGAAGAAGCAAAGATCCTCCGGCTTAGTGGGAAGCCTCAAAATGCCCCAGAAG GTTACCAGAATAACCTGAAAGTGCTCTACAGCCAGAAAACAACACCTGGGTCCAGCAGGAAGAATGGCAGATACATTCCCTCCATGCCAGACCGGATCCTGGATGCACCAGAGATCCGTAATGACTACT ATCTGAACCTCATTGACTGGAGTTCCCAGAACTTCCTGGCTGTGGCTCTGGATAACTCTGTGTATCTGTGGAATTATTCCTCTGGTGAGATCATCCAGCTGCTGCAGATGGAGCAGCCAGATGACTACATCTCATCAGTGTCCTGGATCAAAGAAGGAAACTACCTTGCTGTTGGCACCAGCAATGCTGAGGTCCAG CTGTGGGACATACAGCAACAGAAACGGCTCCGAAATATGACCAGCCATTCTTCCCGTGTAGGGTCACTGAGCTGGAACAGCTACATTCTCTCTAG TGGGGCGAGGACCGGTCATATCCATCACCATGATGTCCGGGTTGCTGAGCACCATGTGGCCACGCTTGCTGGCCACACACAGGAGGTGTGTGGGCTCAGGTGGTCACCCGATGGCCGCTACCTGGCCAGTGGAGGCAATGACAACCTGGTGAATGTCTGGCCATGTGCCCAAGGGGACAGTGGTGACTTTGCTCCTGTGCAGACCTTCACTCAGCACCAGGGTGCTGTCAAG GCTGTGGCCTGGTGCCCGTGGCAGTCAAATGTCCTGGCCACAGGTGGTGGCACAAGTGACAGACACATCAGGATCTGGAATGTGTGTTCAGGCACCTGCCTCAACGCGGTAGATGCCCACTCCCAG GTGTGCTCCATCCTGTGGTCGACAAACTACAAGGAGTTCATTTCTGGTCATGGCTTTGCACATAATCAGCTGGTGGTGTGGAAATACCCTACCATGGCCAAGGTCACAGAGTTGAAAG gtcacacagccagAGTCCTGAACCTGACCATGAGCCCAGATGGCTCAATAGTGGCATCTGCAGCTGCTGATGAAACACTGCGGCTTTGGCGCTGCTTTGAGATGGATCCGGTAAAGAAGAAGGAGAAGGCAGGCAGTGCCAAGAGCAGCATCATTCACCAGGGCATCCGGTGA
- the CDC20 gene encoding cell division cycle protein 20 homolog isoform X1: protein MGAWGARFKGREGAALGERRLTEGTRATARCAGPPPVTCPRPAPGLRDTSPPAMAQFVFESDLHGLLKLDTPIPNAPLARWQRKAKESSASVAAPGPSPANTSSTGLSPMKPANRPHSTSKTPSKTPGKSGSKIQSTPTKAGGDRYIPNRSAMQMEVASFLLTKENDSSEDTPTKKEQQKAWALNLNGFDVEEAKILRLSGKPQNAPEGYQNNLKVLYSQKTTPGSSRKNGRYIPSMPDRILDAPEIRNDYYLNLIDWSSQNFLAVALDNSVYLWNYSSGEIIQLLQMEQPDDYISSVSWIKEGNYLAVGTSNAEVQLWDIQQQKRLRNMTSHSSRVGSLSWNSYILSSGARTGHIHHHDVRVAEHHVATLAGHTQEVCGLRWSPDGRYLASGGNDNLVNVWPCAQGDSGDFAPVQTFTQHQGAVKAVAWCPWQSNVLATGGGTSDRHIRIWNVCSGTCLNAVDAHSQVCSILWSTNYKEFISGHGFAHNQLVVWKYPTMAKVTELKGHTARVLNLTMSPDGSIVASAAADETLRLWRCFEMDPVKKKEKAGSAKSSIIHQGIR from the exons ATGGGGGCTTGGGGCGCCAGGTTTAAGGGCCGCGAGGGGGCGGCGCTTGGAGAGCGGAGGTTGACTGAGGGAACGAGAGCGACAGCGAGGTGTGCCGGGCCCCCGCCCGTGACCTGCCCCCGCCCCGCGCCCGGTCTCCGCG ACACCTCTCCCCCTGCCATGGCGCAGTTTGTATTTGAGAGCGACTTGCACGGTCTGCTGAAGCTGGACACCCCGATCCCCAATGCCCCCCTGGCGCGATGGCAACGCAAGGCCAAGGAGAGCAGTGCCTCTGTTGCTGCCCCCGGGCCCAGTCCTGCTAACACCAGCAGCACTGGCCTCTCCCCCATGAAACCAGCCAACCGGCCCCACAGCACCAGCAAAACCCCCTCCAAGACCCCTG GTAAATCAGGATCCAAAATCCAGAGCACACCGACCAAAGCAGGTGGAGATCGCTATATTCCCAACCGCAGTGCCATGCAGATGGAGGTTGCTAGCTTCCTCTTGACCAAAGAGAATGATTCTTCTGAGGATACACCTACCAAGAAG GAGCAACAGAAAGCTTGGGCACTGAATCTGAATGGGTTTGATGTGGAAGAAGCAAAGATCCTCCGGCTTAGTGGGAAGCCTCAAAATGCCCCAGAAG GTTACCAGAATAACCTGAAAGTGCTCTACAGCCAGAAAACAACACCTGGGTCCAGCAGGAAGAATGGCAGATACATTCCCTCCATGCCAGACCGGATCCTGGATGCACCAGAGATCCGTAATGACTACT ATCTGAACCTCATTGACTGGAGTTCCCAGAACTTCCTGGCTGTGGCTCTGGATAACTCTGTGTATCTGTGGAATTATTCCTCTGGTGAGATCATCCAGCTGCTGCAGATGGAGCAGCCAGATGACTACATCTCATCAGTGTCCTGGATCAAAGAAGGAAACTACCTTGCTGTTGGCACCAGCAATGCTGAGGTCCAG CTGTGGGACATACAGCAACAGAAACGGCTCCGAAATATGACCAGCCATTCTTCCCGTGTAGGGTCACTGAGCTGGAACAGCTACATTCTCTCTAG TGGGGCGAGGACCGGTCATATCCATCACCATGATGTCCGGGTTGCTGAGCACCATGTGGCCACGCTTGCTGGCCACACACAGGAGGTGTGTGGGCTCAGGTGGTCACCCGATGGCCGCTACCTGGCCAGTGGAGGCAATGACAACCTGGTGAATGTCTGGCCATGTGCCCAAGGGGACAGTGGTGACTTTGCTCCTGTGCAGACCTTCACTCAGCACCAGGGTGCTGTCAAG GCTGTGGCCTGGTGCCCGTGGCAGTCAAATGTCCTGGCCACAGGTGGTGGCACAAGTGACAGACACATCAGGATCTGGAATGTGTGTTCAGGCACCTGCCTCAACGCGGTAGATGCCCACTCCCAG GTGTGCTCCATCCTGTGGTCGACAAACTACAAGGAGTTCATTTCTGGTCATGGCTTTGCACATAATCAGCTGGTGGTGTGGAAATACCCTACCATGGCCAAGGTCACAGAGTTGAAAG gtcacacagccagAGTCCTGAACCTGACCATGAGCCCAGATGGCTCAATAGTGGCATCTGCAGCTGCTGATGAAACACTGCGGCTTTGGCGCTGCTTTGAGATGGATCCGGTAAAGAAGAAGGAGAAGGCAGGCAGTGCCAAGAGCAGCATCATTCACCAGGGCATCCGGTGA
- the CDC20 gene encoding cell division cycle protein 20 homolog isoform X2, translating to MAQFVFESDLHGLLKLDTPIPNAPLARWQRKAKESSASVAAPGPSPANTSSTGLSPMKPANRPHSTSKTPSKTPGKSGSKIQSTPTKAGGDRYIPNRSAMQMEVASFLLTKENDSSEDTPTKKEQQKAWALNLNGFDVEEAKILRLSGKPQNAPEGYQNNLKVLYSQKTTPGSSRKNGRYIPSMPDRILDAPEIRNDYYLNLIDWSSQNFLAVALDNSVYLWNYSSGEIIQLLQMEQPDDYISSVSWIKEGNYLAVGTSNAEVQLWDIQQQKRLRNMTSHSSRVGSLSWNSYILSSGARTGHIHHHDVRVAEHHVATLAGHTQEVCGLRWSPDGRYLASGGNDNLVNVWPCAQGDSGDFAPVQTFTQHQGAVKAVAWCPWQSNVLATGGGTSDRHIRIWNVCSGTCLNAVDAHSQVCSILWSTNYKEFISGHGFAHNQLVVWKYPTMAKVTELKGHTARVLNLTMSPDGSIVASAAADETLRLWRCFEMDPVKKKEKAGSAKSSIIHQGIR from the exons ATGGCGCAGTTTGTATTTGAGAGCGACTTGCACGGTCTGCTGAAGCTGGACACCCCGATCCCCAATGCCCCCCTGGCGCGATGGCAACGCAAGGCCAAGGAGAGCAGTGCCTCTGTTGCTGCCCCCGGGCCCAGTCCTGCTAACACCAGCAGCACTGGCCTCTCCCCCATGAAACCAGCCAACCGGCCCCACAGCACCAGCAAAACCCCCTCCAAGACCCCTG GTAAATCAGGATCCAAAATCCAGAGCACACCGACCAAAGCAGGTGGAGATCGCTATATTCCCAACCGCAGTGCCATGCAGATGGAGGTTGCTAGCTTCCTCTTGACCAAAGAGAATGATTCTTCTGAGGATACACCTACCAAGAAG GAGCAACAGAAAGCTTGGGCACTGAATCTGAATGGGTTTGATGTGGAAGAAGCAAAGATCCTCCGGCTTAGTGGGAAGCCTCAAAATGCCCCAGAAG GTTACCAGAATAACCTGAAAGTGCTCTACAGCCAGAAAACAACACCTGGGTCCAGCAGGAAGAATGGCAGATACATTCCCTCCATGCCAGACCGGATCCTGGATGCACCAGAGATCCGTAATGACTACT ATCTGAACCTCATTGACTGGAGTTCCCAGAACTTCCTGGCTGTGGCTCTGGATAACTCTGTGTATCTGTGGAATTATTCCTCTGGTGAGATCATCCAGCTGCTGCAGATGGAGCAGCCAGATGACTACATCTCATCAGTGTCCTGGATCAAAGAAGGAAACTACCTTGCTGTTGGCACCAGCAATGCTGAGGTCCAG CTGTGGGACATACAGCAACAGAAACGGCTCCGAAATATGACCAGCCATTCTTCCCGTGTAGGGTCACTGAGCTGGAACAGCTACATTCTCTCTAG TGGGGCGAGGACCGGTCATATCCATCACCATGATGTCCGGGTTGCTGAGCACCATGTGGCCACGCTTGCTGGCCACACACAGGAGGTGTGTGGGCTCAGGTGGTCACCCGATGGCCGCTACCTGGCCAGTGGAGGCAATGACAACCTGGTGAATGTCTGGCCATGTGCCCAAGGGGACAGTGGTGACTTTGCTCCTGTGCAGACCTTCACTCAGCACCAGGGTGCTGTCAAG GCTGTGGCCTGGTGCCCGTGGCAGTCAAATGTCCTGGCCACAGGTGGTGGCACAAGTGACAGACACATCAGGATCTGGAATGTGTGTTCAGGCACCTGCCTCAACGCGGTAGATGCCCACTCCCAG GTGTGCTCCATCCTGTGGTCGACAAACTACAAGGAGTTCATTTCTGGTCATGGCTTTGCACATAATCAGCTGGTGGTGTGGAAATACCCTACCATGGCCAAGGTCACAGAGTTGAAAG gtcacacagccagAGTCCTGAACCTGACCATGAGCCCAGATGGCTCAATAGTGGCATCTGCAGCTGCTGATGAAACACTGCGGCTTTGGCGCTGCTTTGAGATGGATCCGGTAAAGAAGAAGGAGAAGGCAGGCAGTGCCAAGAGCAGCATCATTCACCAGGGCATCCGGTGA